Within Gouania willdenowi chromosome 24, fGouWil2.1, whole genome shotgun sequence, the genomic segment atgttttgttgtaGATTGCAAAGTGCCATGTTTGTTTATTCTTGTACGTATTAGtcaattaaaactaaataataatgaaaatacaaaaaagtccTGCGTCGCCATAAACTTTACGTCAGTCACGTCAACTTTACGTCTGCCGTCTGATTGGCTGGATGGTAAACAGATCTACTAACAGTATGGATGCAGTGTTAGCTGGCTCGCTAATAGACTGTTGCTTTTCCGGATCTTTTACAGGTTTAGTTTTTGACGGAAGCTGGGTTTAAGCTTAAATAGCTTTGAGTGAACGTCGTAATTTTgctttttacagcatttttagGTCAAAATGTGCAACGGTTGTGTGCAAAAAGAGTATCCAGACCGGGTAAGTTCAGTCAAACGACAGACATTTGTTGTCAATAAATAACCGAGTTGTCCCATTTAGCCACAACTAGCTAGTGCTTTGGTTCTACTCGTTACCGAGCTAACACGTGACGGAAATTCGTTACTTTTCCTGTTTGTTCTTGATCAAATGAACTTCATGTTCAGTGAACATAataatttctcatttttcattttgtttgaaatagtAATTGGATTAGCCTAAATCGGTATGAATAATCTTAAGGTTTCTGTTTTCTGACTAGCATTGTTACTACCATACACTGAAATGTCAATGTCTGCGTAAAGATAACAAGCAACGAAGTAATAATTTACATACTTGTCCTTATAAATTAACTCATTTGAATAGTTTATATTAATTTTTGTCATCTGAATTTTAGTGCTTTTTAGGGCAAAAACTTAGGCATTCACTACCCGGGAAACCAGAAGATATGAAACACCATCACAAACGATGACGCCCTGAATTATGGACTTGGtgacattgtgtatttttctatttgaaTGGCCTGTACAGGGGAACACCTGCCTGGAGAATGGTTCTTACCTGATGAACTACTTGGGCTGTGCCAACTGCCATGAGAGGGACTTTGTGCTGATCAGCAATAAATCCACACAAGATGAGGATGGAGAGGAAATAGTCACATATGACCGTCAGTGTCACGGTTTGGTACAACAGCAATATTTGAAATAAGCACTGGAAGTGTGCAGAAAACCATTCTTCACTTCCTCTGGATGCTGCTGCCTGGAAGAGTTACGACTTAAAGAGTTGAAAATGCCCAACATTTGAGTTTGTCACTTAAACAGTCATTCATCAAGAAAGCCAAATGAATCGTTTGATTAGATTAATAACAAAGAATTGAATGATTTGTGGGAAAAGGTAAAGCTGTCATGAGAGGTATAATCATTTAATActttatgaggaaaaaaaaaatagaaaacaaacaaaatgaacaatGCCACTAACCCAACAGaagacaatgacaaaaaaaaaaaatgaagacaatataaactacaaataaatgaattcctAAATAAACAAAGCAACTTTATGATTAGCAGAACCGTCAAGAAAACTTTCATTTCAATAACAAATCCAGTAAATATCTTGCAAACCAAATTAAACGTAACAAGGTAAAATCTACCATCTCCGCCATTAAGAATTCAGCAGGAATGCCAACAAAttcacacaataaataaatcaaatatttaaaGAGTTTTATGCTGAACTGTACTCTTTAGAAAATATTCCAAAAGAAGAAAACTTTAGATCATTTACCCCAGCTCTccactggaaaaaaaaccaaaaaaaaaaaccttgtctgaataaacaaacaaaacctcaacttaacatactgttctaaaagaagacaaaatgaatttcaCTGGAGCTATGCACTCATTGGTCGCTGTACGTGTATACTTTTGTAGAACCCAGTGGGCCAACCTTCTGTTTTCTGGGTCTAGATCAATAATGTCATTTCCTGCAAATTTACTGTGAATTGCCAATTCAGTTAGATCCTGTGCATCAAACCCATTTTTATCCAAAATGTCTGTGGTtcatatgtaattttttttttttgtaccacTTCTTAATTATTGATGGTTTAAGAAGTTAAAACCATTTTTGTGTCAAAATGAAAAGCTAGTTTTTCTATCTAATGCTAAATAATTTCAGATACTGAAAtctattcatacattttttgtttttaattttccagATGTGTGTAAAAACTGTGACCACGTCATTGCCAGGCATGAATACACCTTTTCTGTCGTCGATGAATATCAGGCAAGTCAAAGTCAAGACATTAAAAGTGGATTTGTGTGTGAAGGAAACCCTGTACGTTTGTTATTCTCACtgctttgttgtgtgtgtgtgtgtgtgtgtgtgtgtgtgtgtgtgtgtgtgtgtgtgtgtgtgtgtgtgtgtgtgtgtgtgtgtgtgtgtgtgtgtgtgtgtgtgtgtgtgtgtgtgtgtgtgtgtgtgtgtgtgtgtttaggagtACACTATGCTGTGTATGCTGTGTGGGAAAGCAGAGGACTCCATCAGTGTGCTTCCAGACGACCCCAGACAGTCAGCCCCACTTTTCTAAACCGCTTCTAGATTAAACCCGCACTTTTAGCTTTCAAGCATTcacatttttatcaaaaaaagTTTTAACTAAATTTTATATATGGATAAATACATTGtatgtttattaataaacaatttcTTTAACTAAAAATGGTTTGGAGTCTGCGTTTTCCTGCTTAAAGCATTAAATAGGTTGGAAACACCCAACAATCTGTTTCCCACTCCTCCTGCTGATCAAAGACGACAGCAAACCTGGACCAGGATCATAATGGGATGTATTTTTGATAATAAGCAGTTGaatgaatatatacatttaaccaatagtaaaaataaaaaattaaaaaaatccattaaaaacaaacatttgcaatGATACGCATGCACGTTTACAATACTGTAATATGAATGCATTTCATATGTACATTCTAAATATGCTGATGTCATCTGTGTGATGAACATTCTCTAACAACCAAAGAGTACACTAGCACGTGATGAGATAAAAATGATTACTTCATTGACACTAGCTTTAGatcagtgtcaaactcaaggcctgggggtcAAATCCGGCCCCCTGGAGTATCCAATATGGCCCGCAGTAGAAAATAAGTGTAAATtataccaaataattcagttttagatATCTCAGTCTCTCTTAAttcatattataaataaaactacacaatatttgcaggagctTGGAATTTTCCCATGCCTATATTGAATGGTTACAgccattttttttcatcagcagATTGTGGCAATAAGagctatttcttttttttttcttctaaaatgcAGCAATTTCCCACAACCaatcagaaaaaaatcatttaaatttcaactaaaaaatgtttcataaaatTGAGTAATTTTGAAGTCAAGATATGTGATCTATTAAAATCTGAGGCCTACATGAGATAAAAcaggtccgtatttggcccctgaactaaaatgattttgacacctCTGCTTTAGATGATTGAATACTGCCTGTGGTCTGATTTAATGTTCTACTGTAAAGATCCTATTGTGACTAATTGGTGTCGTGTTAGTGTTCTTTGCTGATCCTATACATCTACAGTTAGCATCATTTTTACATCCCTCATGTATCACATGTTTTTGGTTTCAAAGGAGGCCTACATGGGGTGTTAGCTGAAATGTGACACGAGAGCCTTGGCTTCCTCAATGCAATATGAGTCAAAGCCACAATGTCAAGTCTTAATGACACATCCagccaacaaataaataaatacatatcatACATTTTactttacatacagtacattctcTGGAATAAATATCAAATTTACACATGCTTCCTGGGACTGGATGTGAGGCAGCGTCGTGCTACGAATCGCACAATCCACTTCAGTCCCCTGTGATGAAGTCACCGCGTCGCTTTCCCTTTACCCTCAATGAACAAGCCCTTCCCTCTGGAGCTGTGACCCCACGGACCCTGGCCCCCAGCCCTCTCCTGCAGGTGAGCGTGGCGTGGAGGAGGGGAGCTGGAGAAGCTGGACGGAGAGCGACTGCGTCCTTGCAGTGCCGCGCTCTCGCGGAGCTCCTGgcgggagggggaggagcttaggGAACGCTGCAACGATGAAGAGGAGCTGCGTGGACGCGGTGGTGGGCTGAAGAGCAGCCCGCCCCGGTCCTGCATCAGCTGGGTGAGGCTGGCGAGGAAGTCTGCATCACTGGTGCTGCTGGCACGGACTCTCAACCGCCGGCGTCTGGAAAACAAACGAGGAGAGATTTTTGTCTTAGTACAACCTCTAACCACTGAAACTGTAGCAGGACATTAATAAAATCAGTATTATTTAAAGAGTCATGAAGGATAGATGTGTTTAATgcagggtcaattacatttttagattacaattacgtcttcaattatccatgttcaattacaactcaattacaattacgttgaccagcatttttcctccaattacaattaaaattccaattattatttccccactgaaagtcaattacattctcaattactgaagttgaattacatttattcacaattactgagcctttattaaTTAAGCCTATAAACCTTCCTCTTGCGTTAGCTTTGttatctcttatgataacgatgtcataaatcagctgttaaaaacactaaaaacattatctatcatctaatttctttcttatCTCTTGGTTAgctgttaggcttcctaatcaatgaaaatattgattttagtgtatttggtgtgggcgtctgagccttctTTCTGTCGGCATACCCTTAAActaactgacaggtaaacttgatatgaaacacattttaataattaactacgcCATAAAACTATAACATAGTTCCCCAGTTTAGtgttgtaaatgacagtttgtaTAGAATGttaatgccaattacaattgcaaagtgaattatctgaactaaattacaattcaagtatgattacaacagtaacagaattttccagttacaattacgtcataattgtaatttattatcaattacacgattacatttataattgaccccaatcctgaaCATATGTGCAGATTTGAGCAAAATGGCAACAACCATCTCTCAATGTAAAGCAAGGATGTTGGTTTTTTACTCCTGGCTGCTCTAAAATACCTTTTTTCCCTTCATACTAATGACGACACATTAcgttagtttgtttaaaataacaTATGTTCTTCCCTTGTTTAAAATGCTagagaaacatttacaaataataattaatctcCTGTTCAGATGAGCTCAGATTTACACATTTGTAGCAGAGCTGCAGAGGCTCCTACCTGTTATCAACACATGGGCGGATGGGGGGTTTCCCAGGAGGGGGTCGAGGCAGGAATCTGCTGGTGAGCTGCTCGGCCACAAACGTGGCACTCACGGGTCGTGGGATCTTACTTCTGCTCCCCGATGAGGAGGAGAGGGATAGGGGGTCCTCTCCCATGCAGTCGGACCTGGAGCCGCGCTCTGATGGGAGTCGGTCTCGGGGGAAAGCACATGGAAGGTTGTCACAAGACAGAGATGGAGAGGGGGAGTGAGTGGGGGAGCCGGGGACTGGACTGCTCCAGCGGTGACGCCTCTCTAAGTTCAAGTCTCTGCTGGGTGAATCCAGGGGGTTGGAGGGGTCTCGGACGGGGATTCGACTGAGTTTGGAGGAAGATGGCGAGTCTCTTCTTCTCAGCAGCACTGGAGGCGGAGAGGAGGAGACGGTGCTCTCCATAGCACCACCCGCCGTGTCACCTGGAGGCTGCTGATTGGGCTCCGAGGAGCGGTCAGGAAGGCCAGAATCACTCTCGGGGTCTCTATCGGTGGTGAGATGAGCTGTGGATCCCTTTGCTGGACTTGCCCCCAGCCCTTCCTTCATCCTCTCTGCATCCTTTGTGATTTCCTCAGTGGGATCATCAGCTTTATCCGACGGTGCCTCTAGAGGTATCGCCTCAGACTTCTCCTGGACTGGGGACTGTGGTGCAAAGCTGGAAGACTGTCAGGGAAAATGAAAGTAGGTTCAATGTAAAGCCTGGGATACATTTTCCCTACAAGTTCAATAAAATTCAACCTTTAGTGCAGGAGTGTGAAacccattttagttcaggggccaaataccgAGCAAgttgatcattattattattatcaatattgtgccctagtttgcacttatacgtatatataaaatacaaaatatgtaaaaaactaACTATATCCAAGCAATTAGTaacaaatatcagtcccaacaggatcttcactttaaatttccttgatttgcGAGCAATTTCTaattaattaaggaaaatgttattcgataatttgaggaaaattaaaaaatttcgCAAGAACGATGATAAcagtttaagattaaaaatgatgCGATAAAAGCACCGGGAAAATATTGTtgacatttacacaatgacgccgtcatttttactttctcctgcgggacaAAATTGGAAGCTCCAAAGcgtcggatttggcccccggaccgtgagtttgacacaggtgctTTAGTGACTCCTACCTGTTCCAGCTGAGATCTTCCCATTTGTCCCAGCATCCCTGGCAGCCTCCTGTGGCTCAGTAACCATGTGCCGGGCACTGCCATGTGGGACAGGACGGGGCTGGAGGGCGCTGCAGTGGACTGTCCATCCTGTGGCTCTGAGGagtggttctggttctggtcctCAGGTTCAGCGGTGACGTGGGCCTCGGCCTTGATCTCGTTCAGAGCGTCTGCAGAATGCTTCCCTCCTCCAGAGCCGCTACCTTGTTCCAACTCCAGCATTACCCACTCCTGAGAGTCCCCCTCCTGAGGCACAGGGCTGAAGTTCACAGCAACAAATCCACTGCTCACAGCACCCTCTTCTGGGTCGGGGGTCAATATGCCAGAGTGCTCCTCGTTGCAGGAGGGCGTTTGCTGCCCCTTTTCAGGGATACTTTTCTCCCCAACGTGAGGACGGATTGGCCGTTGTTTCCCCAAactacaaaagaacaaaacaatttTACTTCTAATGTCAgttaaaagaaaagtaaagactgcgttttgtaaaaatgtactgACTATGCCTCGAGGAATCTCTCGATGGTGGGCTTGGGTTCCGGGGTGAGTCTTTTTTCAAAAGCCAGGCTCTGGCTGTGCCTAATCCTGCGGAGCAGTGGTGCAGCCCGGTCCAGGAACATGGTCTCTGATCGCACTCGTCTGGGTGAGCTCTGCACAGAGCCAGTGTTGGGGCTCTGATTCCCCTGATTCTGACTGTGTTCATCCTCACTCACCACctgaaaggaggaaaaatagaTTAGATATTAGAGAGAAACACTTTTCGTTCAAACAGACTAAACCTTTTTAAATGTTAGTAACTACAGTCAACCTTCAGAGCTTTACATATAAGAGTAGccttcattgttttattgtaaaaaagaTGGATCTGAACATCTTTTATGTGCATGTGATCAGTCAGACGGTTTTCTTCTCACCAGATAGTTGTCTGCATTACATAAACACCCAGATGTGCAGCACTTAAATAAAAAACCATCTTCCCACTAATCAAAAAGCTGACTCCTCATAAGCAGACCTGGATGTCCTCCTCTGCCAGTGGACGATACATTTAGAAACTCGTAAAACCCATTTGTGGCCACTAAAGGAGTGGAGCTGACGCATCGATGCTGCCTGAGAGCATTTCCTCTCTTGTAAATATTCAACTGAAGGCAAATGCAAAACACTGCTGACTAGTGATGCACAGAAATTCCGGCCAAAAACCGAAAATgaacttttgggccattttcactgtaacaggatgttgtgatgacaCGTGCTTGTTTGGAAACGCGCCAACTAACAGAGcggctgttttttatttaatctatgAGTAGGgacaagtttttattttatattgtgcattgatGGAATGTCATTGTTTAGTGTATAAAAATATGatcttcctttttcttttatttatttcttttttgcctcgtctgcacatgctgtcgaaggtcaacactacatgtagtgcaatcacTTTgcaacagctatgcatgttttattattgcaattaaataaatgcatttattttattgcacatttATGACCACCACTACCTCAGGAAGGgtgaaaaacactttattaaagggagaatataaaaagagagggcagtgttacaccttggtgagggggaaaggaacagggaagagggagtcagggtaggaaaatggaaggggtggggaaaagTCGCTGAGAGTGCAAAGGGTtgttacagttgtgcatattggGCTAATTGATtaattctttgaagcattaatattaatttatacaattgcaatgctttgattttagtgaggttagtacacatttacacccataaatgcaatgggattaataatttgcataataatttatttcggcGTTTCAGTTTCCGTGCATCCCTACTCCTAACTTCAATGGGATCAACCATTCTGAATCAAGCAGCCACTGTATGTACATTTTCCATCAAATGTAAAGTTAGGAGTTAAAGTTCTAGCAATGTGTTTGAGTGTCCAATCCTCTGATACATTTTGATGGGAGGTGATTTAAAGATAGTGTTAAAATGATTGGTTTAACAATAAAGgacagtaaaatacattacCCTGACCTTCCTCGTCATCATCGGCTGAGCAAGTTTAAGGTTCCGGTTGCGATCCATCTCTTCCCACACGTCTGCGCCTGGGGTGGTGGGTGTGGGGATGGGGGGGCAGTTGTCTGCGTCACTGAGGCGCTCCCCTTGTAGGACATCCTCTGTGTTCTCCCTCTGCAGCTCGCCCGGCAGCACCGAAGCATTGGCCATGCTGTGAAAGAGAGGCAAGGTCACCCAGAGGCTCGTTTCCAACACACAATATACAGCTGCTATTTCACCGGGACCTCTGACTGTGCACAATTCCTGCTATAAAAAGTCTCATCGCTGTGTAATAATACATCCCCTTGTAATGTTTGAAAAATAAGCTGTGCGGCAGCATCACAGATGACAATAATCTTGATTTTCCTAATAAATTCAGTGTATGGTTTGTGATTATTTCATACCCTAAGTAAGCCGGAGTGAGGCGAGTGAGCTGCTGAGCTGTGGTTGTGGCAGCAGTGATATTCAGCATGTCCTCAGTGTCACATTTCTCCCAGTCATACGGGTCATTCTCCAGCACATTGTGGCTCTTCATAGCGCTCTCAAACACTGACATCAGGAGCTATAACACACAGAACACAAAGCACACGCGTCAGCATTTGAACAGAGAGGAGGAATAAATGCGGCGTGTGCAAAAACGACAAAACAAGAGACGGCTGACCTGATAGTCGGGCTTGGTGAAGTAGTCCAGGGTCGTGATGTGATCCAAGAAAGTGTTAAACTCAGAGGGAAGGTGCTTCAGCATGAGGCGGTGGTCGTACGTTTCTTTTAGATTTCCAACTTGTTCCTGAGAGAAGAGAAATATCTGAGTGCTTAagctcaacattgggttggtcaTAATGGCAAAACCAGGAATGCATACTTTGTCTTTAATTTTTCTCCATGGGAGCTGACCGACAGTAAATTCAACCAGCATGTAGAAGAGCGACCACAAGTCATCGTGACGACCCATTTCCTGCAAATTCAAACACACAATGtcaaaaataatgattcttaATTTCACATATTACATTTTGATAAAGGTTTGCCCTCAGATAGGTATGTACATGTAAATGTAGAACAACCATGTACAGTCCAGAAGAGCTGCAATCTAATGAAACgtaaccattaaaaaaaaatgcctttactGCTAAGAAAAAACTAAGCTGGCAAAAACCAACACCCTGTGtcaaaatcaaacagttatttAAAGAGctcatgacaaaaaaatgattgaaaaaagcattaataaaaaaaagaaaaggcattGACATAATAAAATGTTTGCCATACTGTTGTCATCCACGAGAAAACAACCATTTCAATACAGAATTCTGTCCAAGATCTGCCTTTCTTTTAGAGgaaatacagtatttattaaGAAAATCGATTCACGTCCGAATCGCGATTCTTATTCATCAAAATTTTcaagaatcaatttttttaaaagatgtttttcAAGCCATCTCAGCGCTTATGCAGTACTTTGGGAAAACTTGAAATGTCCCAACCCACATTTTACG encodes:
- the churc1 gene encoding protein Churchill isoform X2, translating into MCNGCVQKEYPDRGNTCLENGSYLMNYLGCANCHERDFVLISNKSTQDEDGEEIVTYDHVCKNCDHVIARHEYTFSVVDEYQEYTMLCMLCGKAEDSISVLPDDPRQSAPLF
- the churc1 gene encoding protein Churchill isoform X1, translating into MCNGCVQKEYPDRGNTCLENGSYLMNYLGCANCHERDFVLISNKSTQDEDGEEIVTYDRQCHDVCKNCDHVIARHEYTFSVVDEYQEYTMLCMLCGKAEDSISVLPDDPRQSAPLF
- the ttbk2b gene encoding tau-tubulin kinase 2b isoform X1 gives rise to the protein MSGTGEHADILSVADVVRDRWKVTRKIGGGGFGEIYEVLDQLSQATVALKVESAQQPKQVLKMEVAVLKKLQGKDHVCRFVGCGRNDRFNYVVMELQGRNLADLRRTMARSTFSISTTLRLGKQILEAIESIHSVGFLHRDIKPSNFAMGRLSTTCRCCYMLDFGLARQFTNSSQEVRPPRPVAGFRGTVRYASVNAHKNKEMGRHDDLWSLFYMLVEFTVGQLPWRKIKDKEQVGNLKETYDHRLMLKHLPSEFNTFLDHITTLDYFTKPDYQLLMSVFESAMKSHNVLENDPYDWEKCDTEDMLNITAATTTAQQLTRLTPAYLGMANASVLPGELQRENTEDVLQGERLSDADNCPPIPTPTTPGADVWEEMDRNRNLKLAQPMMTRKVRVVSEDEHSQNQGNQSPNTGSVQSSPRRVRSETMFLDRAAPLLRRIRHSQSLAFEKRLTPEPKPTIERFLEAYLGKQRPIRPHVGEKSIPEKGQQTPSCNEEHSGILTPDPEEGAVSSGFVAVNFSPVPQEGDSQEWVMLELEQGSGSGGGKHSADALNEIKAEAHVTAEPEDQNQNHSSEPQDGQSTAAPSSPVLSHMAVPGTWLLSHRRLPGMLGQMGRSQLEQSSSFAPQSPVQEKSEAIPLEAPSDKADDPTEEITKDAERMKEGLGASPAKGSTAHLTTDRDPESDSGLPDRSSEPNQQPPGDTAGGAMESTVSSSPPPVLLRRRDSPSSSKLSRIPVRDPSNPLDSPSRDLNLERRHRWSSPVPGSPTHSPSPSLSCDNLPCAFPRDRLPSERGSRSDCMGEDPLSLSSSSGSRSKIPRPVSATFVAEQLTSRFLPRPPPGKPPIRPCVDNRRRRLRVRASSTSDADFLASLTQLMQDRGGLLFSPPPRPRSSSSSLQRSLSSSPSRQELRESAALQGRSRSPSSFSSSPPPRHAHLQERAGGQGPWGHSSRGKGLFIEGKGKATR
- the ttbk2b gene encoding tau-tubulin kinase 2b isoform X2; the encoded protein is MSGTGEHADILSVADVVRDRWKVTRKIGGGGFGEIYEVLDQLSQATVALKVESAQQPKQVLKMEVAVLKKLQGKDHVCRFVGCGRNDRFNYVVMELQGRNLADLRRTMARSTFSISTTLRLGKQILEAIESIHSVGFLHRDIKPSNFAMGRLSTTCRCCYMLDFGLARQFTNSSQEVRPPRPVAGFRGTVRYASVNAHKNKEMGRHDDLWSLFYMLVEFTVGQLPWRKIKDKEQVGNLKETYDHRLMLKHLPSEFNTFLDHITTLDYFTKPDYQLLMSVFESAMKSHNVLENDPYDWEKCDTEDMLNITAATTTAQQLTRLTPAYLGMANASVLPGELQRENTEDVLQGERLSDADNCPPIPTPTTPGADVWEEMDRNRNLKLAQPMMTRKVVSEDEHSQNQGNQSPNTGSVQSSPRRVRSETMFLDRAAPLLRRIRHSQSLAFEKRLTPEPKPTIERFLEAYLGKQRPIRPHVGEKSIPEKGQQTPSCNEEHSGILTPDPEEGAVSSGFVAVNFSPVPQEGDSQEWVMLELEQGSGSGGGKHSADALNEIKAEAHVTAEPEDQNQNHSSEPQDGQSTAAPSSPVLSHMAVPGTWLLSHRRLPGMLGQMGRSQLEQSSSFAPQSPVQEKSEAIPLEAPSDKADDPTEEITKDAERMKEGLGASPAKGSTAHLTTDRDPESDSGLPDRSSEPNQQPPGDTAGGAMESTVSSSPPPVLLRRRDSPSSSKLSRIPVRDPSNPLDSPSRDLNLERRHRWSSPVPGSPTHSPSPSLSCDNLPCAFPRDRLPSERGSRSDCMGEDPLSLSSSSGSRSKIPRPVSATFVAEQLTSRFLPRPPPGKPPIRPCVDNRRRRLRVRASSTSDADFLASLTQLMQDRGGLLFSPPPRPRSSSSSLQRSLSSSPSRQELRESAALQGRSRSPSSFSSSPPPRHAHLQERAGGQGPWGHSSRGKGLFIEGKGKATR